The stretch of DNA TTGCAATGCATGCTTTACTTCAAAATACAAGCTTTATCAAAGGATGATTCATTTCGAAGAATACTGCAATATTAAAAGGAAGGGAAATTGAAATTCCCTTCCTTTTTATCTCATTTTTTATCTTCGTTTTGATTTTCGTCTGAAACAAGTTCACGAGTTGATTTCTTGAACTCTTTTAATGTCGTCCCAAATGCTTTTCCTATTTCAGGTAGCTTTGATGGACCAAAAATGATAAGTGCTAGTACTAAAACCAGGATTAGTCCTGGAATACCGATATTTGATAGCATAGTATCCTCCTAATACTTAAATCCAGTAATAGCTACAACACCTGGACGAGGAATGGAATCTCCTTTTCTATGCGGCCACATACTTGTTGGTTTTTTTAAGTCATCTGTCTCTTCTCCAGGATGCTGGATAGATATGAATAACGTTGTTTCATTTGGCGTGAAGCTTGGACCAGTTAATTCTGCTTCCCTAGGGGCTGAAGCAAATTGGAAGGCTTCTCCGGTATTCTCACCAATAGTCGGAATGACAAACATTCCATTATTTGCAAAGTGCTTATAAATTCCACTATTTAAT from Cytobacillus dafuensis encodes:
- a CDS encoding twin-arginine translocase TatA/TatE family subunit, giving the protein MLSNIGIPGLILVLVLALIIFGPSKLPEIGKAFGTTLKEFKKSTRELVSDENQNEDKK